A window of Methylocaldum szegediense genomic DNA:
CCACCCTACCCGGCGCAACGGCATGGCCACGGCGACGCCTTCCGGAAAATTCTGAAGACCGATGCCGATCGCCAAGGCGACCGCTCCACCGAGGCTGCCGCTCTCCAAACCGGCCGCCAAGGCACCGAACGCGACTCCGATCGCCAATCCCTCGGGAATGTTATGTAAGGTGATGGCCAGCACGAGCAGCAGCGTTCGGCGCCAGGTTGTAACTACGCCTTGCTCCGCCCGCACCTCCGCGCCGAGTTGAAAATGGGGCAGAATCTTGTCGGACAGCGTCAGCGTGAAAGCACCAAGTCCAAAGCCGGCCGCAGCAGGGAACCAGGCAAAGCGGCCATAGCCATCCGACAATTCGACGGCCGGCGCGAGCAGGGACCAGTAACTGGCAGCCAGCATCACGCCCGCCGCGAATCCCAGCATGGCATCGAGCAGTTTTTGATTCATCCGCTTCACGAAAAACACCAGCGAGGCGCCCAGTGCGGTTACTCCCCAGGTGAACAGCGAGGCGAGGAGGGCTTGAAGGATATACGTCCGCTCAGCAAACCAGCGAGCGCCGGACGAAATGCCGGCGTCGAGATAGCCGGTGAGGGGGGATAAATCCGCACCGACGACCGAAAACCCCGGATAGGCCGTCAGCTCAGTCATCGCCGAACAATTTCTCGAGCGCTTCCTGATACTCGTCGCGCGCTTTCCGCCAGGCAGCGTACTTTTCGAGTTCCGCCTTCACGAGCTTCAGGACCACAGCCATGACTGCAATGTCGTCCAGGTAGCCGATCATAGGGATCACGTCCGGAATCAACTCGACCGGGTTGACCAAGTACAACAGGCCGAAGGCCACGGCCGCGAGCGCCCAGGGCGCAATGTCGCGGTACGTTCCCGATGTCGCGTCTCGTGTGATTATTTACCGAGAAGGAGTTATGCTCTGTTCGAAGCCCGGAGCCTTCTCCAGGAGATATTCGGTTCGTCCAAGTGAGGTTTCTCTCCGTGCAGATTCGTCTTCATAAGAACGCCCGTACCACCCCGGCCGTTCGGCAGGCCATTCAAGCGTCCACGTTGAGCGAGCGCGCCTTGGCCCAAAAGCATGGCATTAGCCGAACGACCGTCCGCAAGTGGAAACACCGCTCCTCGGTCGAAGATGCCTCACACCGGCCCCACACCCTCAGAACCACGCTCACGCCCGCCCAGGAAGCCATCGTGGTCTACCTCCGCCAAGCTCTGCTCCTCCCCTTGGATGATCTCCTGGCCGTGACCCGGGAATTTCTCAATCCCGCCGTGTCCCGTTCCGGGCTAGACCGCTGCCTGCGCCGCCACGGGGTGGCGTCCCTCAAGACCCTGCTTCCGCCTACAGAGAAGGCGAAGGTCAAACCCTTCAAGGCCTATGAGCCCGGCTTCCTTCACCTGGATGTTAAGTACTTGCCCGCCATCGACGGCGAACCCCGCCGATACCTGTTCGTCGCCATCGACCGCGCCACCCGCTGGGTCTATGTCGCCCTCAAGCCCAACCGCTCCGCCTTAAGCGCAAAGGACTTCCTCAAAGCGGTGATTCAGGCCGCGCCTTTCCGCATCCAGAAATGCCTGACCGACAACGGCTCGGAGTTTACCGACCGTTTCCTGACCCGAACTCGGCAGCCCTCGGGGACGCATGAGTTTGACCGCCTCTGTACTGAACAAGGCATCGAACATCGCCTGATTCCGCCGGGCCGGCCCCAAACGAATGGCCTGGTGGAACGCTTCAATGGCCGCATCGAGGAGGTGTTGCAAACCCATCACTTCGATTCAACCGCCGATCTGGACACCACCCTGCACCGCTATGTCGAGCTGTACAATCATCACATTCCCCAAAAGGCCTTACGCCATCTCACCCCGATCCAGGCTCTCAAAAACTGGCAACTGTCCCATCCTCATCTTTTTCGAAAGAAGGTTTACGATCTTGCGGGACTTGACACTTAACGCCCATTTTTCCGAGTTCCGCTTGAATAGCACCTTTTCTCAGACGCCGGTAATCCTCCGTTCTGTCCAACGGCCTATACCGAGAAAACGAGCCATTCGGGCTTGAACAGCAACAGCAACCCGATGACGATCAGCACAAGGCCACCGATCGCATGAGCGTGCCGAACGTATTTCCCGGTCAGTCCGGTCACCCGCAAGGTCTGCATGGCGACAAAAAACACAAAGAGGTCGTCCAGCATAAATACCAGGATGTATAGGCCGAGATAAGCATGGTATTGCCATGTCGGCAGGCTGCTCAGCGTAAGCACCTGAGTGTAGACGGCCGGTATTCCCGCGGAACAGATCAGTTCCACCAGGTTCACCGCAACGGCCAGCAGGATAATGCCCGCCAGCGCGAGCAAAAAGCGCCGCTCGCTGGCGAGGAGCCGTAGCCGGTCGAACACCCGCTTCCGGGATTCCGGCGCGGTCACCTTGCAGATCGCCTCGGGATTCACGAAATATTCGCGAAGATAATAGGTACCGCCCCCCACGGCCAGCATCCCGACCAGGATGCGAATCCAGAGCAGCATGCCGAAAAACAGCAGCAGATTCAGCCAGGCCGCCATGAACAGGTAGTAAACGGCCGCCGAAGCGACGATGAACGCGCTGCCGAGCACCCACATCCGAAACCGATTACGCAATCCTACCAACAGACCGATCAGAAACAGCAAAGTCCACATCGCGCACGGATTGAAGCCATCCACCGCCGCGAGCATGATGGTCAGCAACGGCAGAGACACCTTCGCTATGCTCACTTCGCCGAATATCGGCAGTTCCAGGATGTCCGGCAAATTTGCGACCGGCTTGGCCGAGTCCTCGGCCGGGGGGCTCGCCTGCCCCGTCAACAAAGGCCACACGAGATCCCTGCAAAAAACCTCCAAGCAGGCCGTTGCGGCGGATTTGATCACCGCTCCGGTTGTAGAGTCATCGTTGTAGCCGTCGAAGAAGGTCTCGCCCACCACAGTCAAAGGTACACCCGGTCGCTCGATGCCAAACTGCCTGACCAATGCGGCAAAGACCTCGTAATTGTCGATCTCGCGGCTGATTTCGAGATAGCGGACGCGCACTCTCGTTTCCTCCCTTTGCCATCGCGTGAGGAAGTCCTTCTCGCGCTCGCAGTGTGGACAGCCGTCCTTCCAAAAGAAATAGACGTGCGCCACCCGCTCGTCCGAGCCCGCGGCATTGGCAAACGAAACGACGCTGACCAGCCATGAAAGGATAAGAAAAAACGGATACATTGGTTTTTTGCAGCATCGCATCGCTGAATCCATCTCCTGTAACGGGTCCCCAACGAACAGGTATTTCAGTGAACTGTTCCCAACGAACGAGTCATTCGGTGAACTATTATTGAATCCGCTGGCGGCGGCAAACGACTCGGACCTTCGAAGGCAGCAGATGACCCGAGGGATAATGAAAACGCCGGGCGCCGGCCAACCCTGAGGCTGAAGAATTCAAATCTAGGGGTCCACGCGCTTTGGGCCCGGCAGCGTTTCGCTTGAAATCTTGCGTGCCGAGACCGATCCAGGCATGATTCTGATCCGGCTGCCGGGACTCTGGTTTAAGAATAAGAAGAACGGAGGGGAATGTGAGTTCGCAAAATCCATTACTTGAAGCAGTCGTCATCGGCAGCGGCTTCGGCGGTGCCATCGCTTGCTGTCGACTCGCACAAAAGTGGAAAGACCGAGTGCTGCTCCTTGAACGCGGCAAGCGCTATCCAATGGGATCGTTTCCCCGCTCGCCCCATCAAATGGCGGCCAATTTCTGGAACCTGCCGGACGAAAAGGCTAATCGCCCAAAGCACATCCGCAAACGCACTCTGCGCGGTATGTTTGATGTCCGCAACTACACCCGCATGGACGCCGTGGTCTGTGCCGGGCTGGGCGGAGGCTCCCTGATCTACGCCAACGTTTTCCTGGAGCCGCCCGAGCAGGTTTTCGAGCGCGGCTGGCCCAAAGGTCTCAATAAAACCGTTCTCCAACCTTATTATCAGGTTGCCAGATCCGTGCTCGGCGCGCGCCCTATTCCGGCCTGGAACGATGATCCCCGCCGCCGCATTATCAGAACCGAGCTGTTCCGGGATTTCGCCGAGAGTCAGCAGCGGGAATCCAAGCTGGCGGATATCTGCGTGTTTTTCGGCAACGACTTCGCCAAGCCAACCCCAATCGGCATCCAAGAAAGGAATCGTTACGGCGCCGTCCAAACCTCCTGCGTCTATTGCGGGGAGTGTGATGTAGGCTGCAACACACACTCAAAGAACACGCTCGACCTCAATTATCTCTATGTCGCCGAGCACGTACACAATGCCCAGATTCAAACCGATTGCCTGGCGGAGAAAATCGTTCCCTTGAACGAACATGGCGAGGAAGACACTAGCGCCGATGGGATCCACGGCTATCGCGTGTACTACCGCCATCTCGACAACGGACCCGCCCATGTCGACACCCGCCGCGTGGTGGTGTCCGCCGGCACCCTGGGCACGAACGAGCTGCTGCTGCGCTGCCGCGACGTCTACGGCACCTTGCCGCGTCTCAGCCAGCGTCTCGGACATCGGTTTTCCGGCAACGGCGACTTCCTGTCCTTCGTAGTGGAAGGAAAAAAACCCGCCGACCCCAATTACGGGCCGGTGATTACCCAGTACACCGACTTCAATCTGTTCCAGCAGCACGATCCGGACCGCGCGTTCATCCTGGAAGACGCCAGCTATCCGGCCTTCGTCGCCTGGTTTGTGGAAGGCTTGCAGCCGAGCTTGAATCCGCTCGGGATGCTGAAAAAGGCTTGGCGGGTTCTCAAAACCGTGTGGAATTACCTTTTGCGAAATCTGTTCAGCGGCAAATGGAGCGGGTCCGTGGGCGAAGTGTTCTATCAACTGCTCAGGGGCGACGTGTCGAATCGCAGCAGCGTGCTGCTCTGCATGGGACTGGACAAAGGCGACGGCGTACTGACCCTCAAGGACGGAAGCCTGGATCTCGATTGGCCGCAGGAAACCAGCATGCCTCTCTATCACGCCATCCTGAACTGCGGGGAAAAATTCAAGAACTTTGTCCGCTCCTGGCTGTTCATCCCGCTACCAACCTGGAATTGGCCGCTACGCAACAATATCACCGTTCATCCCTTGGGCGGCTGTATCCTCGCGGACAGTCCCGAAGAGGGCGTCGTCAGCGCGGACGAACGGACCCGTGGCCAAGTGTTCGGCTATCAGGGCCTGTATATCGCGGACGGCTCGGTCTTACCGAGTGCCGTCGGCGCCAATCCGGTCGCAACCATCTCCGCCGTCTCGGAGTGGATAGCCCAGGGGATTACCGACAACCCCGAGCTTCCTACCGACGATCTCAGCCAGACCATACCCTAAACCAGCGAGGAGTCCGCTATGAGTACCAATCCCCAAAATGCGATCGGTTTTCAATTCACCGAAGAAATGAAGGGCTATCTCGCCGCTGGCGAGACCTCGTTCGAAGACGGCTATCAAAGAGGCGAATCGGACGGCAGCCGATTCATGTTCCACCTGACCATCAAAACCGAGGACCTGGATAATTTTCTCACCTCGCCGGAACATCGGGCCCAGGCCATTGGTTACGTCCAGAGCACTCTGGTCGGAGGAAGGCGCCCGGTCCTGAAGGGGACTTTCAATCTTTTCGTCCAGACTGGCGACCTGAATCGGAAGGAGATGCGCTACCGCCTGTTTTTCGAAGACGCGGAGGGCCAGCCACTCACCCTGAGCGGATTCAAGAGTATCCAGGACAATACCGGCCCGGATGTCTGGAAGGACACCACGACTTTATTCACCAACCTCTATCGAGGTCATATCGAGGCGGACCAGGAAGCCAACGCCGACTTATACGCGACCGGCATCCTGCGTATCGAGCTTCCGGATTTCATGCACCAGTTAACCACCCTGCGTGCCGACGCGCCAAGCTTCGCACAGCGAATGGGCGCCATGGAACGCTTCGGCAAATTCTTTTTCGGCGCGCTGTGGGAAACCTATGCGCCGTCGCTGATGCCGAAAATTGGTGAGTTCGAGCGTGAAATCCCACTTTATACCACAGAAGGCGTACACGACGCCGAAATCACCACCCATCCCTTTACCACCGGTGACCGCCTAGGATTGAGCCTGCTGCGGTTCCTGCGCGCACCCTGCGATGACGTGGTCGTCATCATTCATGGTCTGACCACGTCCAGCGACATGTTCATCATGCCGGAACACTACAACCTGGTGCAGTACCTCCTGGACCACGGTTTCACGGACGTCTGGACCTTGGACTTCCGCATGAGCAACCGCTATTCCTACAACCTGCACCGGAACCGCTACAACATGGACGATATTGCCCTTTTCGATCATCCCGCCGCCATTGCGACGGTGCGCCGCGCGGTCGGCGAGGGCAAGCGCATCCATGTGATCTGCCATTGCCTAGGCTCGGTGTCGTTCATGATGAGCCTTTTCGGCAAAGCCGTGTCAGGCATACGCAGCGTCATCGCCAACAGCGTTTCCCTGACCCCCAGAGTACCGAATTGGTCGAAAGTCAAGCTGGCTATCGGCCCCTTCCTTTGCGACTACGTACTCAGCGTCGAATACATCAATCCTTACTGGCGGCGCGAGCCGGGTTGGTCACTGGGAAAACTTCTCGGCTGGCTAATTTCGTCCTTCCACCGCGAGTGCGATTCACCGGAATGCCATATGCTGAGCTTCATGTGGGGTACGGGCTTCCCGGCGTTATACAGCCACGACAACCTGCTCGATGTCACCCATAAGCGCGGCGGAGATCTGTATGGCGGTGTCAGCGTGCATTACTACAGACACGTGCGCAAGATGGTTCGGGCCAACAATACGGCGGTGAAATTCGAACCCGAAAATCCCAAGTACAAGTCTCTGCCGAACGACTATTTCCAGTATGCGGCCGAGATCGAAACACCGGTATTGTTCATCACCGGGCAACAAAATCGCGTGTTCACCGACTCTAACATCGTCTGCCATCAAAGGCTGGAAAAAATCGTGCCGGGGCGGCACCAGCTGCACGTGTTTCCCGGATACGGCCATCAGGACGTGTTCATGGGGAAAAACGTCCACGTCGATATCTTCCCGCGGCTCCTGCAATTCCTCGAAAGCCAGAGGAATTAATTCGGCAAACTCGGCAAGGGATTGCCCCGACCAGCGGCCTAACCCTACTCGCCGCTAAAAGGCCAGAGCAGGCTATGAACTTTTTTCCGGAAGGGTTAGGCGGCTATCACGGTGATAAGCGCAAGAAAACAAGAAAAAAGTAGCAAGGTCCATAGGACCGTCCATTAGTATTGTTGGGCCATCTATCGGGCAAAGCACCCTTCTGTCCCCAACTCCCGGGTAGTACACCGCGACGCATTGGATGGCGTTCATCGGCATCTCAGGGAAAACGGCTTCTTGTGGGTCCTGGACTATCGCTATTCCGCCGGCCTGCTTGATGGATTTTAGTCCGAAACGGCGGTCCCGAGCACGCCTGATAAATTAAGGCGCCGAGCGGAAAAGCGGATCGATCGCAGGACGAAAGCGGTTCTCCTTGGGTCCGCTCGAAAGATGAGTTTTCCCGTCTCTGAGCATCAAATGCCGGTTAGGCGGGCGATGTAGGTGTATCCCCTCGGAATCTTCTTGCCGTCATCCGGGTGGGTGGCCGGCAGTGGTTCGTTTCAACGGAGAATTTGTGGCAAAAAGTTCGTGTTATGACTTGGGACATGAAGGACCACGAGGAACGTTGCCTCGAGTTCGGCATGCCAATCGCCGACCAGCCTTTTCAACGCTTCCACGCATCCCGCCGAGGCGCCGATAACGATCATATCGCGGGTAGGCATCGTTCGGGTTTTCGTTCCAAATAATTATTTGGACCCGAAAGACGCCGAATGGTTAAAAGGGGGAAATTAAAACCACGCTCGGATGGCCGATACAAATGCCTCACATTGCCCTTCCAATGTGAGGGCGGGAGAAAAGCCTTATTCCGGATCGCTTTTAATCAGGCATTCATTTTCTCGAGTAAGTGTCGCGTCTCGTGTGATTATTTACCGAGAAGGAGTTATGCTCTGTTCGAAGCCCGGAGCCTTCTCCAGGAGATATTCGGTTCGTCCAAGTGAGGTTCCTCTCCATGCAGATTCGTCTTCATAAGAACGCCCGTACCACCCCGGCCGTTCGGCAGGCCATTCAAGCGTCCACGTTGAGCGAGCGCGCCTTGGCCCAAAAGCATGGCATTAGCCGAACGACCGTCCGCAAGTGGAAACACCGCTCCTCGGTCGAAGATGCCTCACACCGGCCCCACACCCTCAGAACCACGCTCACGCCCGCCCAGGAAGCCATCGTGGTCTACCTCCGCCAAGCTCTGCTCCTCCCCTTGGATGATCTCCTGGCCGTGACCCGGGAATTTCTCAATCCCGCCGTGTCCCGTTCCGGGCTAGACCGCTGCCTGCGCCGCCACGGGGTGGCGTCCCTCAAGACCCTGCTTCCGCCTACAGAGAAGGCGAAGGTCAAACCCTTCAAGGCCTATGAGCCCGGCTTCCTTCACCTGGATGTTAAGTACTTGCCCGCCATCGACGGCGAACCCCGCCGATACCTGTTCGTCGCCATCGACCGCGCCACCCGCTGGGTCTATGTCGCCCTCAAGCCCAACCGCACCGCCTTAAGCGCAAAGGACTTCCTCAAAGCGGTGATTCAGGCCGCGCCTTTCCGCATCCAGAAATGCCTGACCGACAACGGCTCGGAGTTTACCGACCGTTTCCTGACCCGAACTCGGCAGTCCTCGGGGACGCATGAGTTTGACCGCCTCTGTACTGAACAAGGCATCGAACATCGCCTGATTCCGCCGGGCCGGCCCCAAACGAATGGCCTGGTGGAACGCTTCAATGGCCGCATCGAGGAGGTGTTGCAAACCCATCACTTCGATTCAACCGCCGATCTGGACACCACCCTGCACCGCTATGTCGAGCTGTACAATCATCACATTCCCCAAAAGGCCTTAGGCCATCTCACCCCGATCCAGGCTCTCAAAAACTGGCAACTGTCCCATCCTCATCTTTTTCGAAAGAAGGTTTACGATCTTGCGGGACTTGACAAGTAAGCTCTAGGCGGAATCCGTTCATGCGCTTCGACGGCTCTGGAGAGCGCTCGATAAGCCTGTCCTGAGCATCGTCGAAGGGCTAACCCGTCCTACCGAACGTCCGGTCGAATGCCGAATGGAATTAAAGCGTAGCGTATTCTTCCCGCGAATAGCGAGCGGTTCCAAATCGATAGTCGTTTTGCAGGCAGTGGTCCAGCCAGCGCGTAAGGAAATAATTGAGCGACCATTTGTAATCCAGCACGCTTTTGGCACTGTACCGGTCTCTGACGGCATCCAGAACGTACGGTCGCCAATGGTCACTGAGCGCTTCGGCGGTCTTCGCGTCTAGGCAGACGCGGATTTTCACGGCTGGTTCGCCCCCCCGAACGAAATCGTGAGTAAGCTCCAACACCAGGGTATAAGGCGACCTTTCGAGCAATCTCAGGTGCAAGGACGGCTTGCCGTTTACTTGGGCGACAGCGGTCTCGTCAACGCCGGCCAAATCGGGAATCAGGCTCGCCAGTTTCTCGTAGTTCCACTCACAGACTTTTTGTAGCCAGAAAGATTTTTCTGCAGGTTGAAAAATACGCATTTCCGGTAAAAACAATCTCTCAAAATTCACTGTAAGTCGCACAGGCGTTGGAAGTCTCCCATAAAGTCACGCTTTTGACCTTGTAGCCCCGGCCCGCAATATGTCCGAATATCAGCTTGGCCAGATATTCGGCCGTCGGATGTTCATCGAGGGCCAGGAACCGCTCTCCGGCTGACGCGAGTGCCGGCAAAAGCGGGTCGTCTTTGTGTAGAAGCAGGTTGTGATCGAGCTGCTCGTCGATGTATTCGGACGCGGCAGCTTCGATTTCCGCGAAATCGCAGACCATACCCTGCTCGTTTAAAGTCTCGGCCATAACGGTAATCGCTGCTTTGACACTATGTCCATGAAGATGGCGGCACTTGCCCTGATGTTTCATTAGACGGTGTCCGTAGCAAAAATACACTTCTTTGGTAATCGTAAACATGGAAAGCAACGAGGATGAGGAGGAAATCGAGGAATGCGTTCACTCGCTCTTAATGCCTTTGATGGCACCGGCGATACGGTAGCGGTTTGTTTCGTCCGTCGTGCACCGCAGCGTTTCGATATAAGCGGTCAACGGCGGTGTGATCTTGTTCCGCGGACTGATGTGGACCTCTACAGCCTTGCCGACCTCTAGCGGGACATCGGCTTCGAACAAAATGCCCGAACCGCTGATATTCACGCAGGTTCCCTCATATACAATATCAGTGTCGGCGAGCCGGAAAGTCATTTTGCAATCTGCTCGCATGCGGATGAAATCCCGTTTTTCGTCATACTTCAGCATTGCTGTCCGCCTCCTCGTCGCTCGTTACATATCCAGGTATTCTAACCGATAGATCGTCATCGCAATCGTTCGCACAGTTTTCCGGTTTGGCAACCACGCACATTTATGCCATAGTGCCGCGCCTGAATTGACACAACTCGAATGCTAGACAATTGGAACGCAGCCATCTGACGCCTGAACTATGAGTAAGAAATCGATCGTCCTGACCGGGATCACTACGACTGGCACCCCCCATCTCGGAAATTACGTCGGTGCTATACGCCCTGCCATTGCAGCCAGCCGCGATCATAACGTTCTGCCGTTCTATTTTCTCGCGGACTACCATGCCCTGATCAAATGCCAGGAGCCGGAACGCGTTCGCCAGTCGACGCTAGAAATCGCCGCCACCTGGTTGGCTCTGGGATTGGATACGGAAAACGCCGTGTTCTACCGCCAGTCGGACGTACCGGAAATCACGGAACTCGCCTGGATACTGAGTTGCGTCACGGCAAAGGGATTGATGAATCGCGCCCATGCCTACAAGGCTGCCGTTCAAGCCAACGAAGAGAGCGGCGAAACCGACCCCGACAAGGGCGTTACGATGGGGCTGTTCAATTATCCGATCCTGATGGCGGCGGATATCCTGGCCTTCAATGCCAATAAAGTTCCGGTGGGCAAGGATCAGATTCAGCACATCGAGATGGCGCGAGACATCGCCGGACGGTTCAACCACATTTACGGCGAGCATTTCGTGCTCCCGGAGGCGGTGGTCAGCGAGGAAACGGCTGTGCTGTGCGGGCTGGACGGGCGAAAGATGAGCAAGAGCTACGACAATACGATCCCGCTGTTCGCCCCGGAAAATCAGCTCCGCAAGCTCATCATGAAGATTAAGACCAACTCGCTGCTGCCGGGTGAGCCTAAGGATCCCGACACCTGCACGCTATTCGGCATTTACAGAGCTTTCGCGACAAAAGAGGAGACAGCAGCGATACGCCGCCGTTACGCAGAAGGCATCGCCTGGGGTGAAATGAAAAACATCCTGTTCGAATATCTGAATGATCACCTGAAGGCTGCAAGGGAACGCTATGAAGCATTGCTACAGGCACCCGACAAAATCGAAGAAACCTTGCAGGAAGGTGCTCGCAAGGCCAGGAGCTATAGTGCGCCGATGATACGGAAAGTGCGCCACAGCGTCGGCATTCGGAGCCTCAGTCTTTGATTTCCGCGCGCGGTTCGACTGCGAGCACAGCAATCCCGAGCCGCGCCGCAGATAGCGGCATGTTGGACAATTCCGGGCAAAGCCGGAAAAAGCATCGCAAAACGGCCACTCCGCCAGCGACACTGTGGTGGCTGTTGGCAGCGCTGATACTGTTCGCCGGTTGTGCGACAAATCAGGTACATCAGGCGCTGCCTTTCACCTATCCCGACCGCACGATTTATTTGGTCGATCTGGGTTGGCACACCGGGCTGGCCGTCAAGCGGGCCGATATCCCGCCAGGACTATGGCCGGAGGCCCAGGATTTTCCGAAGGCGGAATATCTCGAAGTTGGCTGGGGGGACCATGATTTCTACCAATCCGCCGGATTTAATCTCTGGTATGGGATCAAGGCCCTCCTGGTCCCGACCCGCAGCGTTTTGCACGTGGTGGGCGTGCCCGTCCATCCGACCGCTTATTTTTCCGCCGCGGACATCGTTGAAATCCAATTGTCTGAGCGCCAACTCAGGCAAGTCATCGTATCGATTCACAATACCTACAGCCGCACGAATACCGACAGAGTTCAAGCGATCGCGCCGGGGTTGTATCCGGACAGCCGCTTTTACCCGGCCGAGGGCAAGTTCCACATGTTCAATACCTGCAATGTCTGGGTGGCGCGCATTCTGCGCGATGCAGGGTTGCCTGTTGTGCCGTTTTTCGCGGTTTCATCGAGGGGCCTCTTGTCCCAGGCGCTAGAGTTCGGCAAGATCGTCCGGCCGGAGGCGGAAGATCATTGAACGCCGGCAAAGAATCGCTTAATTCCATTCGGCATTCGAGTGAATATTAGCCGTCCGGTGGATTAGCCTCGCAGCCTAACCGGCCCTACAAAGTACTGCCTCATAGAAAGCGATTTGACTAAGACCCACTTCGCCATTTCAGCCATGTCCGATCAATCACGAGGAGATCCCATGCACGTCGTCGTTATCGGTTCAGGCGTCGCCGGCATCACTTTTGCCGAGGAATTCCGCAAACTGGCGCCGGAAGCCCGTATATCAGTTGTAACTCAGGAGGGCCACGGCTATTATTCGCGGCCGATGCTGTCCCATGGTTTTTCGCGGGACGACATCGAGACCAAGATCATTCTGAAGCCCTTCGATGCTCTTCAGGATGCCGGCATTGCGGTCTATCGTGAAACCAGCGTATTGACACTCAAACGCGACGACAAAACCGTTGTCTGCCGGAACAGTTCGGGCGAATTCACCCTGAATTACGACAAGCTTGTGCTCGCGCCCGGCTCTGACGCGCTGATTCCGCCCCCGTTTCAGGCGAGCCGCGATTTGTTCTTCGTTGTCAACAGCTTCGATGACCTGCTCCAACTCCGGCGCCACCGCAAGAAAATCATCGAGACTTCGGCGACGCCGGTATGGGCCGTAGTCGGCGGTGGGTTGATCGGTTGCGAGGTCGCCTCCGATTTAGCCAAGGTCGGCGATCGCGTCGTGT
This region includes:
- a CDS encoding ZIP family metal transporter, which produces MTELTAYPGFSVVGADLSPLTGYLDAGISSGARWFAERTYILQALLASLFTWGVTALGASLVFFVKRMNQKLLDAMLGFAAGVMLAASYWSLLAPAVELSDGYGRFAWFPAAAGFGLGAFTLTLSDKILPHFQLGAEVRAEQGVVTTWRRTLLLVLAITLHNIPEGLAIGVAFGALAAGLESGSLGGAVALAIGIGLQNFPEGVAVAMPLRRVGWSRLRSFWYGQLSAVVEPIAAVTGAAAVTQWLPLMPYALAFAAGAMIYVVIEAIIPESRERGNTDLATLGAILGFIVMMILDVALG
- a CDS encoding YkvA family protein, whose product is MAFGLLYLVNPVELIPDVIPMIGYLDDIAVMAVVLKLVKAELEKYAAWRKARDEYQEALEKLFGDD
- a CDS encoding IS481 family transposase; amino-acid sequence: MQIRLHKNARTTPAVRQAIQASTLSERALAQKHGISRTTVRKWKHRSSVEDASHRPHTLRTTLTPAQEAIVVYLRQALLLPLDDLLAVTREFLNPAVSRSGLDRCLRRHGVASLKTLLPPTEKAKVKPFKAYEPGFLHLDVKYLPAIDGEPRRYLFVAIDRATRWVYVALKPNRSALSAKDFLKAVIQAAPFRIQKCLTDNGSEFTDRFLTRTRQPSGTHEFDRLCTEQGIEHRLIPPGRPQTNGLVERFNGRIEEVLQTHHFDSTADLDTTLHRYVELYNHHIPQKALRHLTPIQALKNWQLSHPHLFRKKVYDLAGLDT
- a CDS encoding thioredoxin domain-containing protein — protein: MYPFFLILSWLVSVVSFANAAGSDERVAHVYFFWKDGCPHCEREKDFLTRWQREETRVRVRYLEISREIDNYEVFAALVRQFGIERPGVPLTVVGETFFDGYNDDSTTGAVIKSAATACLEVFCRDLVWPLLTGQASPPAEDSAKPVANLPDILELPIFGEVSIAKVSLPLLTIMLAAVDGFNPCAMWTLLFLIGLLVGLRNRFRMWVLGSAFIVASAAVYYLFMAAWLNLLLFFGMLLWIRILVGMLAVGGGTYYLREYFVNPEAICKVTAPESRKRVFDRLRLLASERRFLLALAGIILLAVAVNLVELICSAGIPAVYTQVLTLSSLPTWQYHAYLGLYILVFMLDDLFVFFVAMQTLRVTGLTGKYVRHAHAIGGLVLIVIGLLLLFKPEWLVFSV
- a CDS encoding GMC oxidoreductase, which encodes MSSQNPLLEAVVIGSGFGGAIACCRLAQKWKDRVLLLERGKRYPMGSFPRSPHQMAANFWNLPDEKANRPKHIRKRTLRGMFDVRNYTRMDAVVCAGLGGGSLIYANVFLEPPEQVFERGWPKGLNKTVLQPYYQVARSVLGARPIPAWNDDPRRRIIRTELFRDFAESQQRESKLADICVFFGNDFAKPTPIGIQERNRYGAVQTSCVYCGECDVGCNTHSKNTLDLNYLYVAEHVHNAQIQTDCLAEKIVPLNEHGEEDTSADGIHGYRVYYRHLDNGPAHVDTRRVVVSAGTLGTNELLLRCRDVYGTLPRLSQRLGHRFSGNGDFLSFVVEGKKPADPNYGPVITQYTDFNLFQQHDPDRAFILEDASYPAFVAWFVEGLQPSLNPLGMLKKAWRVLKTVWNYLLRNLFSGKWSGSVGEVFYQLLRGDVSNRSSVLLCMGLDKGDGVLTLKDGSLDLDWPQETSMPLYHAILNCGEKFKNFVRSWLFIPLPTWNWPLRNNITVHPLGGCILADSPEEGVVSADERTRGQVFGYQGLYIADGSVLPSAVGANPVATISAVSEWIAQGITDNPELPTDDLSQTIP
- a CDS encoding alpha/beta fold hydrolase, producing MSTNPQNAIGFQFTEEMKGYLAAGETSFEDGYQRGESDGSRFMFHLTIKTEDLDNFLTSPEHRAQAIGYVQSTLVGGRRPVLKGTFNLFVQTGDLNRKEMRYRLFFEDAEGQPLTLSGFKSIQDNTGPDVWKDTTTLFTNLYRGHIEADQEANADLYATGILRIELPDFMHQLTTLRADAPSFAQRMGAMERFGKFFFGALWETYAPSLMPKIGEFEREIPLYTTEGVHDAEITTHPFTTGDRLGLSLLRFLRAPCDDVVVIIHGLTTSSDMFIMPEHYNLVQYLLDHGFTDVWTLDFRMSNRYSYNLHRNRYNMDDIALFDHPAAIATVRRAVGEGKRIHVICHCLGSVSFMMSLFGKAVSGIRSVIANSVSLTPRVPNWSKVKLAIGPFLCDYVLSVEYINPYWRREPGWSLGKLLGWLISSFHRECDSPECHMLSFMWGTGFPALYSHDNLLDVTHKRGGDLYGGVSVHYYRHVRKMVRANNTAVKFEPENPKYKSLPNDYFQYAAEIETPVLFITGQQNRVFTDSNIVCHQRLEKIVPGRHQLHVFPGYGHQDVFMGKNVHVDIFPRLLQFLESQRN
- a CDS encoding chemotaxis protein CheB; this translates as MRRARDRRFGLKSIKQAGGIAIVQDPQEAVFPEMPMNAIQCVAVYYPGVGDRRVLCPIDGPTILMDGPMDLATFFLFSCAYHRDSRLTLPEKSS
- a CDS encoding chemotaxis protein CheB, which produces MPTRDMIVIGASAGCVEALKRLVGDWHAELEATFLVVLHVPSHNTNFLPQILR